From Arcobacter lacus, one genomic window encodes:
- the tsaE gene encoding tRNA (adenosine(37)-N6)-threonylcarbamoyltransferase complex ATPase subunit type 1 TsaE: protein MKKEFELDLDSVDVVVDELKKVINNKNCVVILRGDLASGKTTLVKNYVKALGLDDLVTSPTFSIQAVYSNNIFHYDVYNKTLQQFICLGMIEEFEAEGIHFVEWGDEKLEDILKDYGFQVVLVEIRKKDDKRLYTIDA from the coding sequence TTGAAAAAAGAATTTGAATTAGACTTAGATAGTGTCGATGTTGTCGTTGATGAATTAAAAAAAGTTATTAATAATAAAAATTGTGTTGTAATTTTAAGAGGTGATTTAGCTAGTGGAAAAACAACTCTTGTAAAAAATTACGTAAAAGCTTTAGGATTAGATGATTTAGTTACGTCTCCTACTTTTTCTATACAAGCAGTTTACTCAAATAATATTTTTCATTATGATGTTTATAATAAAACTTTGCAACAATTTATTTGTCTTGGAATGATTGAAGAATTTGAAGCTGAAGGTATCCATTTTGTAGAGTGGGGTGATGAAAAATTAGAAGATATTTTAAAAGATTATGGATTTCAAGTTGTATTAGTTGAAATTAGAAAAAAAGATGATAAAAGGTTATATACAATAGATGCATAA
- the trpD gene encoding anthranilate phosphoribosyltransferase, translating to MFNETKLKFDDIFENKLSQEEIREYLLNLYEVGETASQLAGAASAMREHLIPLPISEELRQKSIDVVGTGGDKSYSFNISSTVSILLSACGCYVAKHGNRSVTSKSGSADMLEALGMNLNLSLENTAKMLEETGFAFMFAANHHPAMKYITPVRKTIPHRTIMNIVGPLSNPAGVEKQVIGVFDKSYINKIAAALDILDSKRAMILSSNDGMDEISVSDVTYATLLINGKITDIEINPEDYGIPLSSKEDIIGEGPEFNAKLTRDILSKKIVGAKLDIVLLNAAAALIVDEKARDFKDGIDMAKEAIISGAAQNKLEQIIKISKQLS from the coding sequence ATGTTTAATGAAACAAAGTTAAAGTTTGATGATATTTTTGAAAATAAACTTTCACAAGAAGAAATAAGAGAATATTTATTAAATCTTTATGAAGTAGGTGAAACAGCGTCTCAGTTAGCAGGAGCTGCTAGTGCAATGAGAGAACACCTAATTCCACTTCCAATTTCAGAAGAGTTAAGACAAAAATCAATAGATGTTGTTGGAACAGGTGGAGATAAAAGTTATAGTTTTAATATCTCAAGTACAGTTTCTATACTACTTAGTGCTTGTGGTTGTTATGTAGCGAAACATGGAAATAGAAGTGTTACAAGCAAAAGTGGAAGTGCAGATATGCTTGAAGCTTTGGGTATGAATCTGAATTTAAGTTTAGAAAATACAGCAAAAATGTTAGAAGAAACTGGATTTGCTTTTATGTTTGCAGCTAATCATCATCCTGCAATGAAATATATAACTCCTGTTAGAAAAACAATCCCTCATAGAACTATTATGAATATCGTTGGACCTTTATCAAATCCCGCTGGTGTAGAAAAACAAGTAATTGGAGTGTTTGATAAAAGTTATATAAATAAAATTGCAGCTGCTTTAGATATTCTTGATAGCAAAAGAGCTATGATATTATCTTCAAATGATGGAATGGATGAAATATCAGTTTCTGATGTTACTTATGCAACACTTTTAATAAATGGAAAAATTACAGATATTGAGATTAATCCTGAGGATTATGGAATACCATTATCTAGTAAAGAAGATATTATAGGAGAAGGTCCAGAATTTAATGCTAAATTAACAAGAGATATTTTATCTAAAAAAATTGTTGGTGCTAAGCTTGATATTGTATTATTAAATGCAGCAGCAGCGCTTATTGTTGATGAAAAAGCAAGAGATTTTAAAGATGGTATAGATATGGCAAAAGAAGCTATTATTAGTGGTGCTGCACAAAATAAACTTGAGCAGATTATAAAAATATCAAAACAGTTAAGTTAA
- a CDS encoding DUF234 domain-containing protein, which yields MIILDKSLREQFSIFCKTNNITDMQIAIKYFTIFGGLDIQIDTTKPVIELIEKHILNNYNHFRSEINRLTGGYHVDSAILTGIALGDRKTTNAFKRAHVSFEEGMKCVESLCEKEIIEIDSSQNFLLGKRNDSKTPKKLIFTNPFVRFWFGFISPIYKGIKEGNYEEFKIKFEGRESDFSDFIFEELALSFVKNTFVEDKIKQHGQYWNEKIQISIVAKTTSDKTIIGFSKYTDNKMKKSELNKFLEDCKKEDISADIIVIFTKNGYSTELKALKSETLKLFNVKSLKALVQ from the coding sequence ATGATTATATTAGATAAATCACTAAGAGAACAATTCAGCATTTTTTGTAAAACAAATAATATAACAGATATGCAAATAGCAATAAAATATTTTACGATATTTGGTGGACTTGATATACAAATAGATACAACAAAACCTGTAATAGAACTAATAGAAAAACATATTTTAAATAATTACAATCATTTTAGAAGCGAAATAAATCGTTTAACAGGTGGTTATCATGTTGATAGTGCGATTCTTACAGGAATAGCACTAGGAGATAGAAAAACAACAAATGCTTTTAAAAGAGCTCATGTAAGCTTTGAAGAAGGTATGAAATGCGTAGAATCACTTTGTGAAAAAGAGATTATAGAAATTGACTCTTCACAAAATTTTCTTTTAGGTAAAAGAAATGATTCTAAAACACCAAAAAAATTAATCTTTACAAATCCATTTGTTAGATTTTGGTTTGGATTTATTTCTCCTATTTATAAAGGAATAAAAGAGGGAAATTATGAAGAATTTAAAATAAAATTCGAAGGAAGAGAGTCTGATTTTAGCGATTTTATATTTGAAGAATTAGCTTTATCTTTTGTAAAAAATACATTTGTTGAAGACAAAATCAAACAACATGGTCAATACTGGAATGAAAAAATCCAAATTTCTATAGTTGCAAAAACAACTTCAGATAAAACAATAATTGGATTTTCTAAATATACAGATAATAAGATGAAAAAAAGTGAATTAAACAAATTTTTAGAAGATTGTAAAAAAGAAGATATATCTGCTGATATCATAGTTATTTTTACTAAAAACGGATATTCAACAGAATTAAAAGCTCTAAAAAGTGAGACTTTAAAACTATTTAATGTTAAAAGTTTGAAAGCTTTAGTTCAGTAG
- a CDS encoding S4 domain-containing protein, with protein sequence MRIDKFLNAVNITKRRAVAEDMLEHKVVFLNDQAVKKAKEVKVGDIIEIKYLEKSEKFKILQIPSTKSTPKSKIDEYVQKLN encoded by the coding sequence ATGAGAATAGATAAATTTTTAAACGCAGTTAATATTACAAAAAGAAGAGCAGTTGCTGAAGATATGCTTGAACATAAAGTAGTATTTTTAAATGACCAAGCTGTAAAAAAAGCTAAAGAGGTAAAAGTTGGAGATATTATAGAGATAAAATATCTTGAAAAAAGTGAAAAATTTAAAATTTTACAAATACCATCTACAAAATCAACACCAAAATCAAAAATAGATGAATATGTACAAAAACTAAATTAA
- a CDS encoding argininosuccinate synthase, producing the protein MSKKDIKKVVLAYSGGLDTSIILKWLQDEYNAEVITFTADLGQGEEVEPARQKAIACGIKPENVFILDIKEEFVKDYVFPMFRANAIYEGEYLLGTSIARPLIAKKLVEIANQKGAEAVSHGATGKGNDQVRFELGALALNPDLKVIAPWREWTLNSRESLLEYAKKNGIEISQKHVDENGNPKISPYSMDANLLHISYEGLHLENPANEPEESMWLWTNSPEQAPDEAEYITIGYKNGDPISINGKELSPATLLKTLNDYGNKHGIGRVDIVENRYVGMKARGCYETPGGTIMLKAHRAIESLTLDREAAHLKDELMPRYAKLIYQGYWFSPEREMLQAAIDATQKNVEGTVRLKLYKGNVTVVGRESSKSLYDDAYSTFEKDEVYNQKDAEGFIRLNALRFIIAGKKNKR; encoded by the coding sequence ATGAGTAAAAAAGATATAAAAAAAGTTGTTCTTGCATATAGTGGAGGTTTAGATACTTCTATTATTTTAAAATGGCTTCAAGATGAATATAATGCAGAAGTTATCACTTTTACAGCTGATTTAGGTCAAGGTGAAGAAGTTGAACCTGCAAGACAAAAAGCTATTGCTTGTGGAATAAAACCTGAAAATGTTTTTATTTTAGATATTAAAGAAGAGTTTGTTAAAGATTATGTTTTCCCAATGTTTAGAGCAAATGCTATTTATGAAGGAGAATATCTTTTAGGAACTTCTATTGCAAGACCATTAATTGCTAAAAAACTTGTAGAAATTGCAAACCAAAAAGGTGCAGAAGCAGTAAGTCATGGAGCAACAGGAAAAGGAAATGACCAAGTAAGATTTGAACTTGGAGCATTAGCTTTAAATCCAGATTTAAAAGTTATTGCACCTTGGAGAGAGTGGACTTTAAATTCAAGAGAAAGTTTACTTGAATATGCTAAAAAAAATGGAATTGAAATATCACAAAAACACGTTGATGAAAATGGAAATCCAAAAATCAGCCCATATTCTATGGATGCAAATTTACTTCACATCTCTTATGAAGGTTTACACTTAGAAAATCCAGCAAATGAACCAGAAGAATCAATGTGGTTATGGACAAACTCTCCTGAACAAGCACCTGATGAAGCTGAATATATCACTATTGGATATAAAAATGGAGACCCTATTTCTATAAATGGAAAAGAGTTATCACCAGCAACTTTACTTAAAACTTTAAATGATTATGGAAATAAACATGGAATTGGAAGAGTTGATATTGTTGAAAATAGATATGTTGGTATGAAAGCTCGTGGTTGTTATGAAACTCCAGGTGGAACAATTATGCTAAAAGCTCATAGAGCAATAGAGTCTTTAACACTAGATAGAGAAGCAGCACATTTAAAAGATGAATTAATGCCAAGATATGCAAAACTAATTTATCAAGGATATTGGTTCTCACCAGAAAGAGAAATGCTTCAAGCTGCTATTGATGCAACTCAAAAAAATGTAGAAGGAACTGTTAGATTAAAACTTTATAAAGGAAATGTAACTGTTGTAGGAAGAGAATCAAGTAAATCTCTTTATGATGATGCTTATTCAACTTTTGAAAAAGATGAGGTTTATAACCAAAAAGATGCAGAAGGATTTATCAGACTTAACGCTCTAAGATTTATCATTGCAGGTAAAAAAAACAAAAGATAA
- a CDS encoding AMP-binding protein, producing MRFDFKLLDFVECEKDTQKLAVCGSNKDLTWNEFKSEVELFKEKLLKYNLPKGHPVIIYGHKEVEFIVSMVACISLGYPYIPIDTIYPKERVDKIFGIVKSSIIVDIIENKIDFDEKNLSTTYFLDDPIIYIIFTSGSTGEPKGVQITQNAILDFQNWLNNDFGLPQNSVFMNQAPFSFDLSVYELVGFLSFGGTIVLNSKDTIESHLEYFERLKKYACNVWVSTPSFISKLLLSNEFVEDNIQSLKTFLFCGEVLPSTTVKRIKNNFPNSKVLNTYGPTEATVATTIVEITPEILEKYSKSLPVGYVKPGTVINLLDIDSENIGEMEIVGDNVSIGYFNNEELNKQKFEKKYEKRSFRTGDFGYFEDNLLFFANRKDELIKLHGFRIELGEIDKELTNNEFIEEAITIPLKRGNEVVKLISFIVSKNDLDIEKLKSDISKNLPYYMVPSDIIILDEFSYNANHKIDKNELINIYKNM from the coding sequence ATGAGATTTGATTTTAAACTTTTAGATTTTGTTGAGTGTGAAAAAGATACTCAAAAATTAGCAGTTTGTGGAAGTAATAAAGATTTAACTTGGAATGAATTTAAAAGTGAAGTAGAACTTTTCAAAGAAAAACTTTTAAAATATAATCTTCCTAAAGGTCATCCAGTTATTATTTATGGACATAAAGAAGTAGAATTCATAGTAAGTATGGTTGCTTGTATAAGCTTGGGATATCCATATATTCCTATTGATACTATTTATCCAAAAGAGAGAGTTGATAAAATATTTGGAATCGTAAAATCATCTATAATTGTTGATATTATAGAAAATAAAATAGATTTTGATGAAAAAAATCTTTCTACAACATACTTTTTAGATGACCCAATTATTTATATAATTTTTACATCAGGAAGTACTGGTGAACCAAAAGGTGTACAAATAACACAAAATGCTATTTTAGATTTCCAAAATTGGTTAAATAATGATTTTGGATTACCTCAAAATAGTGTTTTTATGAATCAAGCTCCTTTTAGTTTTGACTTATCAGTTTATGAGTTAGTTGGATTTTTAAGTTTTGGTGGAACTATTGTTTTAAATAGTAAAGATACAATAGAAAGCCATCTTGAATATTTTGAGAGATTAAAAAAATATGCTTGTAATGTTTGGGTTTCAACACCATCATTTATTAGTAAATTATTGCTTTCAAATGAATTTGTGGAAGATAATATACAAAGTTTAAAAACATTTTTATTTTGTGGAGAAGTTTTACCATCAACTACTGTAAAAAGAATAAAAAACAATTTCCCAAATTCAAAAGTTTTAAATACTTATGGTCCAACTGAAGCTACTGTTGCTACGACAATAGTAGAAATAACACCAGAGATTTTAGAAAAATATTCTAAAAGTTTACCTGTTGGTTATGTAAAACCTGGAACAGTGATAAATCTATTGGATATTGATAGTGAAAATATAGGTGAAATGGAAATAGTTGGAGATAATGTATCTATTGGATATTTCAATAATGAAGAGTTAAATAAACAAAAATTTGAAAAGAAATATGAAAAAAGAAGTTTTAGAACGGGAGATTTTGGATATTTTGAAGATAACTTGCTCTTTTTTGCAAATAGAAAAGATGAACTTATAAAACTTCATGGGTTCAGAATAGAATTAGGTGAAATTGATAAAGAACTTACAAATAATGAGTTTATAGAAGAAGCTATTACAATTCCTCTTAAAAGAGGAAATGAAGTAGTAAAACTTATCTCTTTTATTGTTAGTAAAAATGATTTGGATATTGAAAAATTAAAAAGTGATATTTCAAAAAATCTTCCATATTATATGGTTCCATCAGATATTATTATTTTAGATGAGTTTTCATACAATGCAAATCACAAAATAGATAAAAATGAGTTAATAAATATTTATAAAAATATGTAG